A genomic segment from Labrus bergylta chromosome 3, fLabBer1.1, whole genome shotgun sequence encodes:
- the onecut1 gene encoding hepatocyte nuclear factor 6 isoform X2, producing the protein MNAQLSMENIGDLHGVSHESVSGHGELLSGHSPHSRPGHRALSHRAMGMATLLDSGDYHHGHLHPAISMCEAPPGMSASSTYTTLTPLQPLPPISTVSDKFPPHHHHHHHHHPHHPHHHPHQRIPGNVSGSFTLMREDRSLAPMNSLYPAYHHKDPCMGQSLSPLSGSGLASIHTTQAGIPPYAHPGAAMPGEKMLTPSGFEAHHPAMLGRHTEQHMSSSAGMVQINGLHHHPHAHLGAQGHGQGLGNSREQASGPVQQGGGGGGGVSGGQMEEVNTKEVAQRITTELKRYSIPQAIFAQRVLCRSQGTLSDLLRNPKPWSKLKSGRETFRRMWKWLQEPEFQRMSALRLAACKRKEQDHGRSDRGNMSKKPRLVFTDVQRRTLHAIFKENKRPSKELQVTIAQQLGLELATVSNFFMNARRRSLDKWVDDGSGHSVNSGQNICTKA; encoded by the exons ATGAACGCACAGCTGTCGATGGAGAATATTGGCGACCTGCACGGAGTCAGCCATGAGTCAGTGTCCGGTCACGGAGAGCTGCTGAGCGGCCACAGTCCACATTCCCGTCCGGGGCACCGGGCTCTGAGCCACCGCGCTATGGGCATGGCGACCCTGCTGGATAGCGGAGACTATCACCACGGACACCTGCACCCAGCCATCAGCATGTGCGAAGCCCCCCCTGGCATGAGTGCAAGCAGCACCTACACCACCCTAACCCCCCTGCAGCCCTTACCCCCCATCTCAACCGTGTCCGACAAGTTTCCTccccatcatcaccaccaccaccaccatcatcccCATCATCCTCACCATCACCCCCACCAAAGGATCCCCGGAAACGTCAGCGGCAGCTTTACGTTGATGCGCGAGGACCGGAGTTTGGCACCCATGAACAGTCTGTACCCTGCATATCATCACAAGGACCCCTGCATGGGTCAGAGCCTCTCCCCGCTGTCCGGCTCCGGTCTGGCCAGCATACACACGACCCAGGCTGGCATCCCTCCCTACGCCCACCCCGGTGCTGCCATGCCTGGTGAGAAGATGCTCACTCCCAGTGGGTTCGAAGCGCACCACCCGGCCATGCTCGGCAGACACACTGAGCAGCACATGAGCTCCTCGGCGGGCATGGTACAAATCAACGGCCTCCATCACCACCCGCACGCCCACCTCGGCGCGCAGGGGCACGGCCAGGGGCTGGGGAATAGCCGGGAGCAGGCCTCCGGGCCCGTGCAGCAAGGAGGCGGTGGAGGGGGTGGTGTTTCTGGGGGCCAGATGGAGGAGGTGAATACCAAAGAAGTGGCGCAGAGGATCACCACGGAGCTGAAGCGCTACAGCATCCCTCAGGCCATCTTTGCCCAGCGGGTCCTGTGCAGGTCCCAGGGGACCCTGTCCGACCTGCTGAGAAACCCCAAACCCTGGTCCAAGCTCAAGTCTGGTAGAGAGACCTTCCGCCGCATGTGGaagtggctgcaggagcctGAGTTCCAGCGCATGAGTGCGCTCAGGCTCGCAG CATGTAAGCGTAAGGAGCAGGACCACGGCAGGAGTGATCGGGGGAACATGAGCAAGAAGCCCCGGCTGGTGTTCACAGATGTGCAGCGACGGACGCTCCATGCTATCTTCAAGGAAAACAAGCGTCCATCCAAAGAGCTGCAGGTCACCATCGCCCAACAGCTGGGCCTAGAGCTGGCCACGGTCAGCAACTTCTTTATGAACGCACGTCGCCGGAGCCTAGATAAGTGGGTGGATGACGGTTCCGGTCACTCAGTCAACTCTGGCCAGAATATCTGCACCAAAGCCTGA
- the onecut1 gene encoding hepatocyte nuclear factor 6 isoform X1 encodes MNAQLSMENIGDLHGVSHESVSGHGELLSGHSPHSRPGHRALSHRAMGMATLLDSGDYHHGHLHPAISMCEAPPGMSASSTYTTLTPLQPLPPISTVSDKFPPHHHHHHHHHPHHPHHHPHQRIPGNVSGSFTLMREDRSLAPMNSLYPAYHHKDPCMGQSLSPLSGSGLASIHTTQAGIPPYAHPGAAMPGEKMLTPSGFEAHHPAMLGRHTEQHMSSSAGMVQINGLHHHPHAHLGAQGHGQGLGNSREQASGPVQQGGGGGGGVSGGQMEEVNTKEVAQRITTELKRYSIPQAIFAQRVLCRSQGTLSDLLRNPKPWSKLKSGRETFRRMWKWLQEPEFQRMSALRLAGERSLACKRKEQDHGRSDRGNMSKKPRLVFTDVQRRTLHAIFKENKRPSKELQVTIAQQLGLELATVSNFFMNARRRSLDKWVDDGSGHSVNSGQNICTKA; translated from the exons ATGAACGCACAGCTGTCGATGGAGAATATTGGCGACCTGCACGGAGTCAGCCATGAGTCAGTGTCCGGTCACGGAGAGCTGCTGAGCGGCCACAGTCCACATTCCCGTCCGGGGCACCGGGCTCTGAGCCACCGCGCTATGGGCATGGCGACCCTGCTGGATAGCGGAGACTATCACCACGGACACCTGCACCCAGCCATCAGCATGTGCGAAGCCCCCCCTGGCATGAGTGCAAGCAGCACCTACACCACCCTAACCCCCCTGCAGCCCTTACCCCCCATCTCAACCGTGTCCGACAAGTTTCCTccccatcatcaccaccaccaccaccatcatcccCATCATCCTCACCATCACCCCCACCAAAGGATCCCCGGAAACGTCAGCGGCAGCTTTACGTTGATGCGCGAGGACCGGAGTTTGGCACCCATGAACAGTCTGTACCCTGCATATCATCACAAGGACCCCTGCATGGGTCAGAGCCTCTCCCCGCTGTCCGGCTCCGGTCTGGCCAGCATACACACGACCCAGGCTGGCATCCCTCCCTACGCCCACCCCGGTGCTGCCATGCCTGGTGAGAAGATGCTCACTCCCAGTGGGTTCGAAGCGCACCACCCGGCCATGCTCGGCAGACACACTGAGCAGCACATGAGCTCCTCGGCGGGCATGGTACAAATCAACGGCCTCCATCACCACCCGCACGCCCACCTCGGCGCGCAGGGGCACGGCCAGGGGCTGGGGAATAGCCGGGAGCAGGCCTCCGGGCCCGTGCAGCAAGGAGGCGGTGGAGGGGGTGGTGTTTCTGGGGGCCAGATGGAGGAGGTGAATACCAAAGAAGTGGCGCAGAGGATCACCACGGAGCTGAAGCGCTACAGCATCCCTCAGGCCATCTTTGCCCAGCGGGTCCTGTGCAGGTCCCAGGGGACCCTGTCCGACCTGCTGAGAAACCCCAAACCCTGGTCCAAGCTCAAGTCTGGTAGAGAGACCTTCCGCCGCATGTGGaagtggctgcaggagcctGAGTTCCAGCGCATGAGTGCGCTCAGGCTCGCAGGTGAGCGAAGCCTCG CATGTAAGCGTAAGGAGCAGGACCACGGCAGGAGTGATCGGGGGAACATGAGCAAGAAGCCCCGGCTGGTGTTCACAGATGTGCAGCGACGGACGCTCCATGCTATCTTCAAGGAAAACAAGCGTCCATCCAAAGAGCTGCAGGTCACCATCGCCCAACAGCTGGGCCTAGAGCTGGCCACGGTCAGCAACTTCTTTATGAACGCACGTCGCCGGAGCCTAGATAAGTGGGTGGATGACGGTTCCGGTCACTCAGTCAACTCTGGCCAGAATATCTGCACCAAAGCCTGA